The DNA sequence CTTGAGAAAGAAGAAAGCGATGCGCTGCTCACCGAGTTTTATGATTACCAAGTTTCGGAAGAGGTTACCTATTCGCACAAATGGTCAGAGAACATGCTGGTCATGTGGGATAACCGCTCACTTCTGCACGCCGCTACAGGCGGCTATGACGGCCATGACCGTCTGCTGCACCGCACGACCATTGCCGATACGCAGTTTTGAAGTGAGGGATGTATAGTGAGAGTCGGTTTCTACAATCTCAACACAATGAATATGTTGAGGTTTTCAACAGCAACACTGACAATCACACTACTGGTGGCTTGCGGCGGGGGTGATTTCGAAGTGCCAAACTATCAGGTCGTACGGGCTGAAGATAATATAGAAATCCGGCGTTATGACCCTATGATAATTGCCGAGGTAGAGGTGGCAGGTAAACGAGAAGATACTATTGGCGATGGTTTTCGTCTGCTCGCCGGTTACATTTTCGGCAATAATACGGTGCAACAAGACATTGCCATGACCGCACCCGTACAACAACAAATGAATCAGAAGATTGCCATGACGGCACCGGTCCAACAGCAATCAAGTGGTGCTTCATGGAAAGTCAGTTTCGTGATGCCATCACAGTACACTCTGGAAAGCCTGCCCAAACCAAATAATGATCAAATTATGCTTAGAGAAATTCCATCGAAGCAATTTGCCGTTATCCGGTTTTCCGGAACAAGCTCCGTTATAAATTTTACAGAACACGAAGCCAACCTCATAAATTTTATTGAGGTAAACGATATCAGCGTTACCGGCTCACCCAAATATGCGTTCTATAATCCACCATGGACGCTTCCCTGGATGCGTCGCAATGAGGTGATGATCGAGATTGAGCAATAATGACCGTGTCCGATAATTCCCTAATGCCTATTACCGACTGCCCCATAAAAAACGTCACGTTGCAGGGGGTTCGCCGGGTGTTGTATCCGGCGGTGTTTCCGGGGTAGCGTCCTCTCCTGAACTTTCTTCCTGTTCGCCTTCTTCTCCTGTGTCCTCTTCGCCTGCGCCTTCCTCTTCCGGCGGCATGCCGCGGGGCAGCGTTACAGTCATCTCGGTATATTCGTCCTGCACGCTATCAACCTTCAGAGTTCCCCCATGGGCCTGCACAATGTCGTTAGAAAGCGACAGCCCCAGCCCCGTCCCTTTGTCCGGCGGTTTGGTTGTAAAAAACGGATGGAAAATTCTCTCTTTAGCACTTTCGGGCACACCCTTGCCATTATCCCGAACACACACCTCGATACTGTCTCCCTTGTTGCGGCTGATGAGCGTCACCTGAGGCCGGTATTCCTTGTCGCCCTCCTTCTCAAGAGCGTGTCTCTTTTCATCTGTCGCCTGACATGCGTTGCTCACCAAATTCAGAAAAACCCGCCCTAAATCCTGCCCGATAACCTCCATCTCACCGACATCAGGGTCCATCTCCTCAATAATTTCGACATTGAAATCGGGATCCGTCGCCCGCGCACTATGATAAGCAAGCCGCGCATGTTCACCGAGCAATGCGTTGATGTCCTGTAAAGACCGGTCGCCTGACCCCCTGCCCATCTGCAACATGCTCTGCACGATGCGGTCGGCCCGGGTGCCGTTATCACGAATACGATTCAGATTTTCCGTAATGTCTTCGCCGATTTCTATAATGAGGTCACGATTCTTCTTATTCTCCTCATCATCATCCCCTTTTAGCAAATCCAGAGTCTCTACCAACTCCTCCATCAGTTCCGACGACCCTTCGGCAAAATTCTTAATAAAGTTAAGAGGATTGCGGATTTCATGGGCCACACCCGCCGTCAACTCACCAAGAGCCGCCAATTTCTGCTGCATAACAACCTGATCCTGAGCCTTCTGCAAATCATCAAATGCAATCTCAAGAACATCATTCTTCTTGCGTAATTCTTCAGCCAGTTTCTCGGCCAGATCAACACGTTGTGCCTCCAGAGCGTTCCGGCGAAACACATCCAGCGTAGCCGCCATACTTGCAATCTCGTCGCGCCCTTCAATACCAACTTCACCCTTCAAATCTCCATCCGCCATGCGCTGCATGCTCTCCGACAGCCGCTCAAGGCGGTGAGCCAAAATCCGCCTGACAAACAGCCAGCTAATCAGGATAGCGCCTGTCAGACTAATGATAACCAGCCCGATCAGAAGATTGCGGCCGGTATCAACCGCCTGACGAGACCCGTCAGTCGCCGTACGGGCATCTTCACGGGCAATCAATACCAACGCTTCCGCCCTTGTTACCAATTCAGCCGAAAGGGTGCGATTATACGCCAGCAATTCCTGCTCTTCATCACTCAGCAAGAGCGCCTCGGTCTGCACCTCCAACCCCTTTTCCCGGTCCGGATCCGTGCTGATGATCGGCTGTAAAACATTCTCGATCCTGTCACGCAATTTACTTTCCGGCAGTTCATACAGACGCTCTCTTATATGTTGCGCACTTGCCTCAAGACGCTCCCGAAGGGGCTCCAGGAGAGAAGAATCGGCAACATAAAACACCGTTCCCAGAGTTTGAATAGCGATAGCCACATCACTGTTGAGTTCCGACAAAAGACGATATATGTCGAACTGCGACACGCTAAAATTCTGGGTGCGTTGCTGCCGCGGTCCGTCAATCTCCAGACGGCCGGTTATGACATAAAAGACCTGATCATCAATGGCCTTTATCAATACGGAGTCAATCTGCGTACGCAAAGCGGCCAATTCTTCCTGAAGCACTTCAAGGCGGCGTCCCAGCGCAAGATTCTCACGCCGTGTTTGCTCAAGATCCCTAAGGTTGGTAATTAACGCACGACCCTGTTCCGACAGGAGTCTTAAGGGGGCGGATTTCGATGTGAGTTGCAAGGTGCCGGTTTCTTCGCTATCGGGAATCATGGCCTGTAGCTGTTTTTCAAAAAACTCCGTGTCTTTTGTGAGCTGTTCAGAAATGGCATCCAGTTGTTCATCGGTGGTGGCCGACGCCAGCTCAAACGCCGCATCTGCCAACTCGCTACCCAGTTGAGAAACACGAAACGCCGACGCCAGTTCCGGTATCGTTCCTTCACTCAACTGCAACTGGGTATTGCCAACCCGGTCAATAGAAATAAACGCCACCAAGCCGGTAATCATCATAAGAGCAACAGCAGCGCCAATGCCAAAATACAACTGGTTTGAAACCCGCAGCCAGTTAGCCGGTATTTTTAGAAGAAGATTAGATCCCGCTGCCGATATGCCTTGCAGAGGTTTCTCCAGAAACGCCGACACATTTCGTAGAAATCCGGTTGCCGCTGCCTGTATGTCCGGCAGGGATTTAGTCACCGCCGCCGGAACCGGTATGCTTCGCAGAAACCCGGTCACCGTGGCCATCATGCCTGACAGAGACCCGGCTACCGCCGGCGGTACATGTATGTTTTTAAGAAGCCTATCTAACGATGACCGTGTATTTGTCAGAAATTTCACCGCCGCCGCACGCACGTTCCGTAAAAGTTTAGACACCGCCGCCACTATGCCCGAGAGAAATTCCATCACCCTCGTACTCTTTCCTTAAGACTATTCACCGCACGGAAACCTCCGTTCTTATCAATGACAGTCAAAAATACGGCATCCGAACCCTGATTGTCCCCGGAACCAAAACGAAGGGCGAAGCCTTCCAGATCAACATCCCGTGCCAAAAGTAAATTGTTCACAAAACAGATGCGGTCCAGATTTTCCTTACAACCCTCAAGAGCAGCAATAGCCAGACGGCCTGCCAGATAGCCTTCAAAAGATACAACCCCGGGCGCCGCTTTCGGTGCATGGGCCGCCAGCGCCCTGCGATAGGCCACGGCAGCGGCGGGGGACCGACTCTTAGGGTCCGGGACCACCTGAGTGACAACCAGACCCTCACCCTGCGAACCTAACGCCCTGGCAAAAGCGTTGCTGCCTACAAAAGAGAGCGTTAAAAAAATCGGGTTAAAATCAATACGCCGCGCCCACAAAACAAAGGTGGCAAC is a window from the Parvularculales bacterium genome containing:
- a CDS encoding ATP-binding protein is translated as MEFLSGIVAAVSKLLRNVRAAAVKFLTNTRSSLDRLLKNIHVPPAVAGSLSGMMATVTGFLRSIPVPAAVTKSLPDIQAAATGFLRNVSAFLEKPLQGISAAGSNLLLKIPANWLRVSNQLYFGIGAAVALMMITGLVAFISIDRVGNTQLQLSEGTIPELASAFRVSQLGSELADAAFELASATTDEQLDAISEQLTKDTEFFEKQLQAMIPDSEETGTLQLTSKSAPLRLLSEQGRALITNLRDLEQTRRENLALGRRLEVLQEELAALRTQIDSVLIKAIDDQVFYVITGRLEIDGPRQQRTQNFSVSQFDIYRLLSELNSDVAIAIQTLGTVFYVADSSLLEPLRERLEASAQHIRERLYELPESKLRDRIENVLQPIISTDPDREKGLEVQTEALLLSDEEQELLAYNRTLSAELVTRAEALVLIAREDARTATDGSRQAVDTGRNLLIGLVIISLTGAILISWLFVRRILAHRLERLSESMQRMADGDLKGEVGIEGRDEIASMAATLDVFRRNALEAQRVDLAEKLAEELRKKNDVLEIAFDDLQKAQDQVVMQQKLAALGELTAGVAHEIRNPLNFIKNFAEGSSELMEELVETLDLLKGDDDEENKKNRDLIIEIGEDITENLNRIRDNGTRADRIVQSMLQMGRGSGDRSLQDINALLGEHARLAYHSARATDPDFNVEIIEEMDPDVGEMEVIGQDLGRVFLNLVSNACQATDEKRHALEKEGDKEYRPQVTLISRNKGDSIEVCVRDNGKGVPESAKERIFHPFFTTKPPDKGTGLGLSLSNDIVQAHGGTLKVDSVQDEYTEMTVTLPRGMPPEEEGAGEEDTGEEGEQEESSGEDATPETPPDTTPGEPPAT
- a CDS encoding heme-binding protein, translating into MRVGFYNLNTMNMLRFSTATLTITLLVACGGGDFEVPNYQVVRAEDNIEIRRYDPMIIAEVEVAGKREDTIGDGFRLLAGYIFGNNTVQQDIAMTAPVQQQMNQKIAMTAPVQQQSSGASWKVSFVMPSQYTLESLPKPNNDQIMLREIPSKQFAVIRFSGTSSVINFTEHEANLINFIEVNDISVTGSPKYAFYNPPWTLPWMRRNEVMIEIEQ